The Paludibacter jiangxiensis DNA window GGCAGCGTTGACTGCTTTTTTGAAGAATTCTCCGGTAAAAGCGATTTTTTTATCCTTGCCAATGTAACGCCACATTACGATTACTCCCACTAAAGCCGAAAGTCCCATCAGGGCAAAAGCACCCATGCCGAAACTGTGTAACACTTCGTAAGGCACGTAGCGAAAAAGCCAGCGAGCCACTTCGGTATCGGGTTTGATGGTGAGCAGAAAGAAAGTCAGCACTACCGCCAAAATCAATGTAATGGCAATAAAGAAAGGATTGTTTTTGAACATCAGACGGGTCAATCCGGTCTTTTCGTAATTGGCAATGGCATAGCGGCGCAGGTTGGCCATCAACGCTCCCGGTCCGGCCTCACGCGGACAGGTATCGCTGCATTCACCGCAGGCATAACACATCCAGAGCTCTTTGCTTGAAAGGATTTCCTCTTTCAGCCCCAACATGGAATAACGCACCATCATGCGCGGAAAATTGGAATTCTTTTCCGTCAGGTTGCACACTGCCGTACAATTGCCGCAGTTGTAGCAAGCCGTAAAATCGAACGCTCCGTATTTCTTAATATCTTCTGTCAGTTCGGGTTGTATCTGTGTCATGACTCTATTGCTTTGTCAATTGATAAAAATAGTATTCGTCCATATCGTCGATGCCGTTGACGGATAGCTCGCCGAATTTGAGCATAGCCATCATGTAGTAAGTGGCCTCTCCGATAGGAATATTTGTTGCCTCTGCAACCTGCGGAATGGTTTTTGCTTCGTCTTTCAATGCTTCGGCAATTGCTTTGCGCATTTTCAGATAAAGCTTCCGGGCTTCGAACGCTTCGGGGGCAGCTTTGCGCGTTTGCTTGATTATATCGATTGTTTTTTGTTTTACTTCCATCTAATTATTAACTTTTAATTGTTAATTATTAATTGATTATGCCTCTGCAAGTGCATCAATCATCGACTCAATCTGGGCATTGGTATAGCCTGCCAAATCGATGGCATCGGTCGGGCAAACCGGCGTACACATGCCGCAACCTTTACAGTTGGCTTCGTTGACGCGTGCCACTTTTTTACCATTGATCTCCGTTTGAAGAATGGCATCAAACGGACAGGCTTTTGAACAGTTGTCGCACCAGTCGCAGGCGGCCGGATTCACTTTGGCCAGCGTGGGTTCGAGCGATAGTTCGCCTTTGGTTAGTACCGAATTGATTTTGGCTGCTGCCGCCATCGACGAATTAACCGTTTCCAAAATATTCTTCGGCGACTGGCAGGTTCCGGCAATCAATACGCCGTCGATCACTGTTTCTACCGGGCGAAGTTTCATGTGAATTTCGTTGAAGAAGTGGTCGCGGCCTGTTGGAATTTTGAGCTGTTGTTCCAATAACTCATTTTTGCGGGGCACCATGCCGGTAACCAACACAATCAGATCGGCTTCCGTTTCCAGCTCTTTGCCGGCGGTAAGAATATCTTTGACTTTAACATAGGTTTTATTACCGCGCTTTTCGATTTGAGGAATGCTCTTTAGCGAAAATTGCAGGAAAATATCGCCTTGTTTGGAAGCGGCCTCGTAAACCAGTTCGTGTTTTCCGTACGTGCGGATTCCCCGGTTGAAGTGAAAATTGATGATATTGCCGAACTTCTTTTTCGCAAGAACAGCCGTCAAAGAAGTCGCCGTACAGCAATAACGCGAGCAATAGGTATTTCCTTCATCATCATCCTGCCGGCTACCGACGCAATAGATGTAGGCGATTTTCTTAATCTTTTTTCCGTTGAAAATCAGTTCGTTTTCGTTTAACTCCATTAAGCGGCGAAATTGCGGAAGCGTAATAACGTTGTCCAGTTCTCCGTAACCATATTCACCTTGTGCAGGTTGATACGGATCAAAGCCGGTATTGACCACAAAGGCACCCACATGCAGCGTAATTGTTTGTTCTTCCTGAGCCAGATCCACTTCGTGACAAGCAGCAGTACATTCGCCACAGCGTGTACACGCAGCAACGTCGATTGCTGGTGTCTGTGGGAACTGCCCTTGTGCCGGAAGCATGAAAGCCTTTCTGTTGGTTAGCCCGAAGTTGAAATCATCCTTCACCGCCACCGGGCAGACCTCAGCGGCGCGTTGCATAGCTTCAGCGGTCGGGTTGCCTGAAACACTGCGGGGACGAACGGCGATTTTGAGATCAAAATTTCCGATGCTTCCACTTTTCTCTACCAGTTCCGCTCCGGTGAACAGGGTAATATTCGGACGGCGAACCACTTCTTTGTAGAGTTTTTCGGTCAGTATAGCGCCTTCATCTCCGTTCGGAGAAACGGTTCCCCATTGAGGCGTGCGGCCTCCCACAAAGAAATCTTTCTCGATGAGGTAAACCTCCGTGCCCATATCGGCCAAACCGATAGCCGTTTTCATGCCTCCCACACCGGCTCCGATGACCGCCACCACATTGGCAGCCGGAATTTTGAGCGATTGGAGTGCTTCACTCTCTTTCGCTTTGGCTATACCGGCTTTTACCAGCAATATCGCCTTTTCGGTAGCGCCGGTTTTGTTGTCGGAATGTGCCCACGAGCTTTGTTCGCGAATGTTTACCTGCACATAGTTGTAGGGATTCAGTCCGGCACGTTGCGCCACACCACGGAAAGTGTTGAGGTGCAGTTTCGGTGAGCAGGAAGCGACCACGATAGCATCGAGATGTTCGTTTTCAATGTCGCTGCCAATCTCTTTTTGAGAAGAGTCGGCACAGGCAAAAAGCGTATTCTTTACCAAATAAACGTCCGCCTCGTCGCGCACGGCAGCTTTCACCTTTTCAATATCCACATGGTCGGAAATGTTGCCTCCGCAGTGGCAAACGTAAACTCCTATTTTTTTCTTCATGACAATCTGACTAAGTAACTTGATGTTTCGGTGGCAGCTGCTCCGGCTGACATGATGGTGTCTGGAATATCCATCGGAGCGGTTGCGGTTCCGGCAGCAAAAACCCCTTCGATAGAGGTGATGGCCGGGCTTTGCAATAGATCCGTCTGGCGGATATAGTTAAGGGCATCGGTTTCCAGTCGTTCTTTTTTGAATACACGGGTAATGCCCGGATTAGCCAGGATGCCGACCGATAGTACCACCAAATCGTGTTCTTTCTCGGTTACTTTTCCGGTGGCAATATCTTCGTAACGCAGGATCAGGTTGCCGTTTTCTTTTTCAGTAATAGAGGCAATTTTTCCTTTCACATACTTGGCTCCCATGTCTTTCGCCTGTTCGTAAAACTCGTCGAATCCCTTGCCAAAGGCACGGATGTTGATGTAGTAGAGCGAGACATCGGCCATAGGTAATGCACCCATCAGGAGTTGCGCCTGCTTGGTGGAATACATGCAGCACACCTGCGAGCAAATAGGGTTGCCCACGGTATGGTCGCGCGAACCGGTGCAGAAAATATAGGCGATTTTATCGGGAACTTTGCCGTCGGAAGGCCGCAGGATGTTGTTGAACGGACGGGTAGGAGCCAACTGACGTTCCATCTGCATGGAAGTAATCACGTTTTTGTAGCGTCCGAAACCGTAGCGTTCGATTTGAATGGGATCGAACAGCTTGAAGCCGGTAGAAACGATTACAGACTTGGCCGTAATTTTCAGTTGTTCTTCCGTTTGACTGAAATCGATGCAATTGGACGGACAGGCCTTTTCGCAGGCACCGCACAGCAGACAGTTGTTGATGTCGATTAAGGCAACCCGAGGATTGGCGATGGTGAAAGGAATATAAACCGCTTTCCGTGCCGTCAGGTTGAACTGGAACTGGTCATTGACAATGGCCGGACACGCCTTTTCGCACTCCTGACATCCGGTGCAATCCTTTTCCACCACGTAGCGGGGCTTCTTTTTGAGCGTTACCGAAAAACGGTTTTTGTTGTCACGCACAATTTCTTCCACTTCGGTGAGCGTGAGTATGGTGATGTTGGGATGACGAGCCGTTTCCGACACTTTTGGAGTGGTGATACAGGCGGCACAGTCGAGCGTGGGGAATACTTTGCTGAGCAAAATCATTTTGCCACCGATGGAAGGTTCTTTCTCCACCAGCAATACCCGATAGCCCATATCGGCCAGTTTGAGAGCCGATTCTTCGCCGGCAATGCCCGCGCCGATTACCAGTACGTCGTACAACGATTCGTTAATACAGGTTTCCTGCTGAGTTTCCATTTTTTAGTTCTCTTTTTGAGATAAATCTTTCATAAACGAGGTGATATGCTTCACAAACGGCTCTGCGCAAACCGAACAGATGGCCGCCATTTTCAGTTGCGAAGGCTTCAGCCCTTTCTCTTTCATCAAACGGTGGGTGGTAGCTACCACTTCGGCGGTGCGGTCGGAACACGATTCGCCGTACGAACAATCGCTTCCGTCGGCAGCAATGAATACGCCGTCGAAGCCTTTTTCGTAAGCGTGCATAATCCAGCGGGGCTTGATGCAGCTCGAGCAGGGAACGCTGATTGTGTAGACCGTGTAGGGATAGTGCTTTTTCAACAATCCCGCGAGGTCAATCGCGGGATCGGAGATTTTTTCGGTCGAGAAGACCAAAATTTTAGGCATAGCGACTTATTTTTTGAGGAAAAGACGATAGATTCCATCTTCGTCGATGGAGCCGAGGTATTCGAATTCTTGTTTTCTGCACCATTTTGGGATGTCGCTTTTGGTACCTTCATCCGACGATAGGATTTCCATGATTTGACCTTCGTCTACGTCGCCAATGGCTTTTTTTGCTGCGAGCAACGGACCGGGACATGCCATACTACGTGCATCAACTACTTTATCGCTTTTCAGTGTTTTTAATTCTTCTGTTGTCATAATTGTTTGTTGTTAAATGTATTGGTTTATATATATGAGACCTCACCTCCTAACCTCCTCTCCCAAGGAGAGGAGGAACACGTCCGTGGAAAATAGAAATGTTACTCGTGTAGCCGCCTTATCCCCCTCTCTCTAGGAGAGGGGCTAGGGGAGAGGTCAAAATAAAGATCTTTGAATTATATGAATAATTGAATTTTGCTTTCGTCAGCATCGGAAAGATAGGTTCCCACGCCTACATATGAAAGGTTCGGGTAGTCGATCATCTCTTCTTTCTTGAAACCCATGAGGTTCATACTCATTTCGCAAATGCAGATTTCAACACCGAATTCAGCAGCCGTGGCGATTAAATCTTCCAACGAAGCTACATTTTTCTTTTTCATCAGGTCTTTGAGCATTGCCGTGCCCATGCCGAACATGTTAAGTTTGGAGAGTTTCAGTTTGGTGCTGCCTTTGGGCAACATGAATCCAAACATCTTCGACATGAAATCTTTTCCTTTCGGCGATTTATTCTTGTCGCGCAACATTGCCGTACCCCAGAAAGTAAAGAACATTTTTACTTCCATGTCCATTGCCCGCGCGCCGGTGGCAATGATCATTGCCGCAAGCACTTTATCCAGATCGCCGGAAAAGACGATAATGGAAAGTTGATCTTTCGGTTGATTTTTTTGCAGTTTTTTCAGTTGAGCTTCGAGTAGCTGAACCTGAGCTTCCAGTTCGTTTGCCATGATGAATTATTTTGGTTTGAATTATTATAGTCTCACTTTCATGCACATAGCGACTTCTTGATTTACAGAATTATTTCCTGAATCACGGACACAAATTTATATTATAAAAAAATCACCCTCAAACAATCCAATGTGAGGTTTTATACCGATATTTGTGATATAAATCACATACGTGTCACTTTTATTTGTAAACATGTCTCAAAAACTTTGTAGCGAATGCATTTTGCACACTGATAGTGAAATCTGTCTCAGAAATGAGGGCTTGGAATCGCTTCATAATCATTGTTCTAAAGTGAAATTCAACCCCGGAGAGACCATCTTTAAGGAGAATGCCATCAATGCAGGAGTGGTTTATCTGAAATCCGGATTGGTCAAAATTCACACCTGCACACTGGCCAAAGACCGGATTCTGCGTTTGACAAAAGCGCCATCCTATTTGTGCCTGCCCAGTTCACTCGGTACGTCTGTCAATCAGTTTACTGCCACTGCGCTTGAACCGACAGAAGCCTGTTTCATTGAGCTTGCCACGTTCAAACAGCTGATTGTGGAAAACGGTGACTTTGCTTATCAAATCATCACGGCTTTGAGTCAGCGGGAGATGAATAACTTTCACGTGTCGCTCAATCTGGGACAAAAACAGGCAAACGGACGCGTGGCCGATGCGTTGCTTTATCTGGCTAACGATATTTATGAAAACGATTCGTTTGTGATTCCGTTCTCCCGTCAGGAATTGGGCGACTGGATCGGAGTAACAAGGGAGAGTATCAGCCGCATACTGGCCGAATTCAATGCAACAGGCATTATCCGACAGGAAGGACGTGAAATTTCCATTCTCAACAAAGAATTGCTGGAACAGATCAGCGAAAAGGGATAATTGCAAGCGTTTAAACGGAGAGAGGGTTTAGCCTTAAACTAAACCCTCTCTCCGTTTTCTGTTCCTATTTCCCCTTTTTTAGGAAATATTCCAGCGGGCAAAAGCCGGTGAAGGACGATTGCAGTAGATTAAAACCGACGAAGCCGCCCAACCATAACCATTTCAACGAAACGGTAAGCGACAAAACAATGCTCGTTAGGATAAGTGTGCCGGCCACGGCGCGTATAATTTTTTCTGTCATCATTACTTTTCTGTTAATTGGCTTTTACTGCCAGATTGTTTAGGATATTGTTTAATACTGAATTGAAAATCAGTAACTGATTGCTATCTATATCTTCCATCGCACTTTTTATCAGGTCGTCCGTGATGTGGCTGACTTTTTCAAATTCCCGGATTCCCAGCTCAGTAATCGAGATATTTTTAATTCGCTTGTCGGTAACGTCGGCTTCCCTTTTTACCAACGATTTGGCTTCCAGTTTATCCAGCAAGCGGGTCACAGATGGTTTGTCCCTGCGGGTAAGCTCACAAAGCCGTTTTTGAGACATGGGCTTGCCTTTCCGTAGAAAGCCCAGAACCTGAAACTGTTCGGAAGAGATTCTAATCTTCCGAAGTGACGCTGTTTTGTTGAAAGGGCTTTTGAGATTGCTGCATAAGTTGTTGGATAGTAATCCTTTTATCCTGTACAAGTCTTTTTCTTGTATCATTTTCAATCATATTATTGGTTCAACGACTTACTTCTGTTTTATTTTCAACAGGCATTACAAATGCGTGCAAAGGCATCCTTCCCGGCTGGTCGGCATTTCTGCGGTCAAGTGCTTCGACTGCATTTTTAGCATTCAGGTCATCTGTAAAACAGAAAAAGAGAGCTGATGCGAACTCAGCATTGTGGTTGCCGAACCAGTTGTCGAGCAGGTTGGGTTGTCCGTTATTGCGTTTGTAGCCAGTTGTTTCGTTTACACTGAAAATATTGATTCCTACACTTTGTAATAGTTTGGAAACGGTATGGCGGTCTGCATCGAGACAGGTCACGATAAGTAACTTCATAAGAATAAGTATTTATGGTTATGCTTGCGATTCGGGATATTTCTTTCTCATCATTTTGAAATAAAGCAACGGAACAACGATCAGCGTGAGCAACGTCGAGGTGATGGTTCCTCCCATCAGCGAGATGGCCAAACCCTGGAAAATTGGGTCGAACAGGATGACCACGGCACCCAGCGCCACGGCACCGGCTGTCAGCAAAATGGGCGTGGTACGCACGGCACCGGCTTCGATAATCGATTGTTTGAGCGGTATGCCATCCTTCAGCCGGATGTTGATAAAGTCAATCAGCAGCACCGAGTTACGCACCATCACTCCGGCCAGTGCAATAAAACCGATCATAGAGGTTGCGCTGAAAAACGTCCCCATCAACCAGTGGCCGATAACGATGCCAATGAGCGATAACGGGATGGCCGCCAGCATCACAAAGGGCACGGTGAAATTTTGAAACCACCCTACAATCAGGATATAGATAATGACCAACACCACCATAAAGGCGATTCCCAAATCACGGAACACTTCGTATGTAATTTGCCATTCGCCGTCCCATTTCAGGGAGTAGTTGTCTTCCAGTTCGGGTTGTTTGCTGTACTCTTCGTTGAGCGAATAACCGGCAGGCAGTTTGACCTCCTTCAACCGATCCGATATATTGTTCATGGCATAGAACGGACTCTCCAGCTTTCCGGCCATATCACCGGTGACATAGACTACCCGTTTCTGGTTTTTGCGGAAAATACTCTTCGGAGCAATCTCTTTTTTCACCTGAATCAGGTCGCTGACAGGAACCGCCAACCCTTGCTGATTCATCACTTTTAAATTGCTCAGATCGGCCACGCTGGCCTTATCGGCATCGTTCAATTGGAGCATAATATTCACCGGTTGGTAACTGTTGGGTCGATGCAACACACCGGCAGGCATTCCCGACAGAGCCGCTCTGACAGTAGCCACCACCTGAGCGGGAGCTACACCCATCTTCATGGCCTTTTCTTTGTCGACATCAAAGTTGAGTTGCGGCTGATCGTCTTCCACCATCCAGTCTACATCCACCACATCGGGTGTCGACTTCATCAACTGCTTCACCTGACGGGCGATTGCCATCTGTTGATCGTAGTCGGGGCCGTAAATTTCGGCTACCATGGTCGACATCACCGGCGGACCAGGAGGCACCTCTACCACTTTTACGTTCGCATTGTACTTTTTGGCAATTGCCTGAATCGAAGGACGCATTCCTTTGACAATCGCGTGACTCTGTTCGCTGCGTTCGCTTTTATCCACCAGATTTACCTGAATATCGGCTACATTTTCGCCGCGGCGCATGTCGTAATGGCGCACCAACCCGTTGAAACTGATAGGAGCAGAAGTCCCTACGTAACCCTGATAGTTGATAACCAGCGGTTGTTTTGCAATGTATTGCGAAATCTCTTGTGTGACGGCAGCCGTTCGTTCCAGCGTCGTACCCTCGGGCATGTCGATCACTACCTGAAACTCGTTTTTGTTGTCGAATGGCAACATCTTGACCGGTACCGCTTTGGTGTAGAACAACAGCATCGAGAGAAGCAAGACAGCAACGGTTGTCAGCATAAAAGCCCATCTTCTCTTGCGATTCTCCAGTAAAGGAACAATTGTGGCACGATACATCCGGTAGATTTTACTCTCTTCCATCCGGTGCTCTTTGTGCTCTTTTCCACCGTCGTTTTTGCCGCGCAGAAAGAGATAGCCGAGATAAGGCGTGAGTGTCAGGGCGATAATCAACGAAATAAGCATAGCAATAGATGCCCCGATCGGCATCGGACTCATATACGGTCCCATCAATCCCGACACGAAAGCCATGGGCAAAACGGCGGCGATTACCGTGAAAGTTGCCAGAATAGTCGGATTGCCCACTTCGTTGATGGCAAAGATGGCTGCCTGATGGAAGGGCAATCGTTTCATCTTGAAATGGCGGTGCATGTTTTCGGCAATAATGATGGAGTCGTCCACCACGATTCCCGTAACAAACACCAAAGCAAAGAGCGTGATGCGGTTTAATGTATAATCGAGGAAATAGTAGGCAAAAAGCGTCATGGCAAAGGTCACCGGTACCGACAGGAATACTACTAATCCGCCGCGCCAGCCCATGGCCAGCATCACAAATAAGGTTACCACGATAATAGCGATAAAGAGGTGCATCAGCAGCTCCGACACTTTGTGCGAGGCCGATTCTCCGTAGTTGCGGGTGGTCGTCACCTGAACATCGGCCGGTATCAGATTTTTTTTAAGATGATCCACCTTGCTGAGGATTTGTTCGGAGAGGTGCATGGCATCGGCACCCTTCTTTTTCGCAATGGCTAAGGTGACGGCAGGGAAATTTCCCTTGTGGTTGCCCTGATCTGCTTTCGCCGCCGCGCCATAACCAAAGGTCACATACTGACGGGGAGTTTCGGCGCCATCTTCTACTTTGGCAATCTGACGCAGGTAGACGGGTTGATTACCGTTAGACCCCACAATCAGGTTGGCCACATCGTCGGCGCTACTCAAAAAATTACCTGTTTCTACCGTGAAGGCCGTGTCGGCCTGCAGCAGATTGCCCGAATTCATCTGAGCATTATTCCCCTGAATCTGTTTGGCAACCGAGAGAAAATCGACATGACTTTCGGCCATTTTATCCTTATCGAGCACCACTTTTACTTCGCGGCTCCGGCCTCCCAACACCGTTACATTGGCTACATTGGGAATTTTCTTGATTTCGGTCGTCACCACTTCTGCCAACTGTGTCAGAGCATAATCGCTGCTTTTGTCGCTCCACAAAGTGAGGCTCAGCGCGGGCACATCGTCGATGGCGCGGGTTTTTACCAAAGGCATGGTAACTCCCTGCGGCAGTTTATCCATGTTTTTCATAATCTCGTTGTAGAGCTTCACCAACGAGCGTTCCACATCCTGTCCCACGTAAAACTGCACCGACACCATCGCTTGCCCCTTCATGGAGGTGGAATAGACATACTCGACTCCTTTGATATTCGAGACCACTTTTTCGAGGGGTGCCGACACGGTCGACTCCACTTCTTTCGGAGATGCTCCGGGATAACCGATCAAAATATCGGCCATCGGTACGTCGATTTGAGGTTCCTCCTCGCGGGGAATCAGAAAGGTGCTGTATGCGCCCAGCAACAGGAAGGCGATCATCAGCAGGATGGTGAGTTTCGACTTCAAAAACAGATTGGCAATTCTGCCCGATAATCCTTCTTTCATCTATTATTAATTTGAGGATTTGAAAATTTGGAGATTTGGGAATGAACCCGCCTTGCGGTTCAGTTGAATTGTAATTTTAGTAGATTACCTTTTTTCGATCACCACCGCGCCATTATACAATTTGCCTTCGGCTCGCAGTACATAACGTTCGGTGGCATTAAGGCCCGAAAGGACTTCCACTTCATCGCCGACTGTTTTGCCGATCCGCAGCCAGCGCAACGATACCGTATTGTTCCCGTTCAATACGTAGACTCCGGTCAGTTGATCGCGGGTAACTAATGCTGATACTGGGATGCGGAGATTCCCCGTGGCCGGTTGGTCACTCACTTGTTTGCCCGTAAGCGTTGCATTGACATACATCCCGGACAGCAACCCTTTTTGTTCTGCGGTTGGGATCGATATTTTCACCAGATACTGGCCTCCTGAAGCAGTCGATGACGGGCTTAGTTCGACCACTTTGCCGTGCAACTGTTTGCCGGTCGATTTTACGTCGACGGTAGCCACATCACCTACTTTGATTTGAGACACTTCACTTTCGGGGACGGTAGCCGTCACACGGAGGTTACCTCCCTGTTCCAGAATCAGTAAAGGCATTCCGGGCGAAGCCATACTTCCAGCGTCGGCCAGTTTTTGGGTAATGACTCCCGAAAAAGGAGCTCTGATCTGGGTATATGCCAGCATGGCATTCACTTCGTTACGCATCTGGCGGGCAGCTTCGAGGCGCGATTGTGCCGATGTGTTTTGCAACGAAACGTTTTCCAGCTCCTTGGCCGATACGCTCTGTTGTTTGTAAAGGGTTTGGTAGCGGGCATAATCTTTTCCCGCGTTGCGGGCTGCTGCTTCCGCCTCGGCAATCATGGCCGAAGCCTGTGCCTTTTTGGCCATCATATCCTGACTGCTGATGGTTGCCAGTAGGGCACCTTTGGCAACCCGATCGCCCGGTTTTACGTTGATGGAGGTGATGTAACCCATAACACGGGTGCTCAGGTTAGCGGTATTTTCCGACTCTAATTTACCGCTCAGAAGAATTTCGCCACCCGCACTCTTTGCAGGAGTGGAGACCACCACAGCAACCGGTTTGTCACTGTTTTCGGACGGTTTTTCGTGCGATGAACAGGCCGCCAACAGAGAGGCAACCGAAATAATTGCGTAGATTTTCAACGATTTGAAAGTAGAAGTTATCATAGTGTTTGTTTTTATTTTGCGGTGAGAAATTGCAGATAAGCCAGCGTAAGGTTGTTGCCGTAAACAGCCTGCGCAAGAG harbors:
- a CDS encoding 4Fe-4S dicluster domain-containing protein; translated protein: MTQIQPELTEDIKKYGAFDFTACYNCGNCTAVCNLTEKNSNFPRMMVRYSMLGLKEEILSSKELWMCYACGECSDTCPREAGPGALMANLRRYAIANYEKTGLTRLMFKNNPFFIAITLILAVVLTFFLLTIKPDTEVARWLFRYVPYEVLHSFGMGAFALMGLSALVGVIVMWRYIGKDKKIAFTGEFFKKAVNAAKEVIGEVATLKRYQNCDSDSSLWSKKAVWLRPWFVHWTIMWGFIGLLVATTLDFMFKDPATTIWWPSRILGTIAGILMVYGSTVALNYRFRKITKTYANTLLADWMFLGFLWLAGVTGFWLEVAVAMGADMLINHVVLMIHIVISMELVILFAFSKFAHAFYRPLALFMHHL
- a CDS encoding YgaP family membrane protein → MMTEKIIRAVAGTLILTSIVLSLTVSLKWLWLGGFVGFNLLQSSFTGFCPLEYFLKKGK
- a CDS encoding MarR family winged helix-turn-helix transcriptional regulator, whose translation is MIQEKDLYRIKGLLSNNLCSNLKSPFNKTASLRKIRISSEQFQVLGFLRKGKPMSQKRLCELTRRDKPSVTRLLDKLEAKSLVKREADVTDKRIKNISITELGIREFEKVSHITDDLIKSAMEDIDSNQLLIFNSVLNNILNNLAVKAN
- a CDS encoding sulfurtransferase TusA family protein, producing MTTEELKTLKSDKVVDARSMACPGPLLAAKKAIGDVDEGQIMEILSSDEGTKSDIPKWCRKQEFEYLGSIDEDGIYRLFLKK
- a CDS encoding hydrogenase iron-sulfur subunit, coding for MPKILVFSTEKISDPAIDLAGLLKKHYPYTVYTISVPCSSCIKPRWIMHAYEKGFDGVFIAADGSDCSYGESCSDRTAEVVATTHRLMKEKGLKPSQLKMAAICSVCAEPFVKHITSFMKDLSQKEN
- a CDS encoding efflux RND transporter permease subunit, yielding MKEGLSGRIANLFLKSKLTILLMIAFLLLGAYSTFLIPREEEPQIDVPMADILIGYPGASPKEVESTVSAPLEKVVSNIKGVEYVYSTSMKGQAMVSVQFYVGQDVERSLVKLYNEIMKNMDKLPQGVTMPLVKTRAIDDVPALSLTLWSDKSSDYALTQLAEVVTTEIKKIPNVANVTVLGGRSREVKVVLDKDKMAESHVDFLSVAKQIQGNNAQMNSGNLLQADTAFTVETGNFLSSADDVANLIVGSNGNQPVYLRQIAKVEDGAETPRQYVTFGYGAAAKADQGNHKGNFPAVTLAIAKKKGADAMHLSEQILSKVDHLKKNLIPADVQVTTTRNYGESASHKVSELLMHLFIAIIVVTLFVMLAMGWRGGLVVFLSVPVTFAMTLFAYYFLDYTLNRITLFALVFVTGIVVDDSIIIAENMHRHFKMKRLPFHQAAIFAINEVGNPTILATFTVIAAVLPMAFVSGLMGPYMSPMPIGASIAMLISLIIALTLTPYLGYLFLRGKNDGGKEHKEHRMEESKIYRMYRATIVPLLENRKRRWAFMLTTVAVLLLSMLLFYTKAVPVKMLPFDNKNEFQVVIDMPEGTTLERTAAVTQEISQYIAKQPLVINYQGYVGTSAPISFNGLVRHYDMRRGENVADIQVNLVDKSERSEQSHAIVKGMRPSIQAIAKKYNANVKVVEVPPGPPVMSTMVAEIYGPDYDQQMAIARQVKQLMKSTPDVVDVDWMVEDDQPQLNFDVDKEKAMKMGVAPAQVVATVRAALSGMPAGVLHRPNSYQPVNIMLQLNDADKASVADLSNLKVMNQQGLAVPVSDLIQVKKEIAPKSIFRKNQKRVVYVTGDMAGKLESPFYAMNNISDRLKEVKLPAGYSLNEEYSKQPELEDNYSLKWDGEWQITYEVFRDLGIAFMVVLVIIYILIVGWFQNFTVPFVMLAAIPLSLIGIVIGHWLMGTFFSATSMIGFIALAGVMVRNSVLLIDFINIRLKDGIPLKQSIIEAGAVRTTPILLTAGAVALGAVVILFDPIFQGLAISLMGGTITSTLLTLIVVPLLYFKMMRKKYPESQA
- a CDS encoding DsrE/DsrF/DrsH-like family protein; this encodes MANELEAQVQLLEAQLKKLQKNQPKDQLSIIVFSGDLDKVLAAMIIATGARAMDMEVKMFFTFWGTAMLRDKNKSPKGKDFMSKMFGFMLPKGSTKLKLSKLNMFGMGTAMLKDLMKKKNVASLEDLIATAAEFGVEICICEMSMNLMGFKKEEMIDYPNLSYVGVGTYLSDADESKIQLFI
- a CDS encoding Crp/Fnr family transcriptional regulator, with the protein product MKFNPGETIFKENAINAGVVYLKSGLVKIHTCTLAKDRILRLTKAPSYLCLPSSLGTSVNQFTATALEPTEACFIELATFKQLIVENGDFAYQIITALSQREMNNFHVSLNLGQKQANGRVADALLYLANDIYENDSFVIPFSRQELGDWIGVTRESISRILAEFNATGIIRQEGREISILNKELLEQISEKG
- a CDS encoding CoB--CoM heterodisulfide reductase iron-sulfur subunit A family protein produces the protein METQQETCINESLYDVLVIGAGIAGEESALKLADMGYRVLLVEKEPSIGGKMILLSKVFPTLDCAACITTPKVSETARHPNITILTLTEVEEIVRDNKNRFSVTLKKKPRYVVEKDCTGCQECEKACPAIVNDQFQFNLTARKAVYIPFTIANPRVALIDINNCLLCGACEKACPSNCIDFSQTEEQLKITAKSVIVSTGFKLFDPIQIERYGFGRYKNVITSMQMERQLAPTRPFNNILRPSDGKVPDKIAYIFCTGSRDHTVGNPICSQVCCMYSTKQAQLLMGALPMADVSLYYINIRAFGKGFDEFYEQAKDMGAKYVKGKIASITEKENGNLILRYEDIATGKVTEKEHDLVVLSVGILANPGITRVFKKERLETDALNYIRQTDLLQSPAITSIEGVFAAGTATAPMDIPDTIMSAGAAATETSSYLVRLS
- a CDS encoding CoB--CoM heterodisulfide reductase iron-sulfur subunit A family protein, with amino-acid sequence MKKKIGVYVCHCGGNISDHVDIEKVKAAVRDEADVYLVKNTLFACADSSQKEIGSDIENEHLDAIVVASCSPKLHLNTFRGVAQRAGLNPYNYVQVNIREQSSWAHSDNKTGATEKAILLVKAGIAKAKESEALQSLKIPAANVVAVIGAGVGGMKTAIGLADMGTEVYLIEKDFFVGGRTPQWGTVSPNGDEGAILTEKLYKEVVRRPNITLFTGAELVEKSGSIGNFDLKIAVRPRSVSGNPTAEAMQRAAEVCPVAVKDDFNFGLTNRKAFMLPAQGQFPQTPAIDVAACTRCGECTAACHEVDLAQEEQTITLHVGAFVVNTGFDPYQPAQGEYGYGELDNVITLPQFRRLMELNENELIFNGKKIKKIAYIYCVGSRQDDDEGNTYCSRYCCTATSLTAVLAKKKFGNIINFHFNRGIRTYGKHELVYEAASKQGDIFLQFSLKSIPQIEKRGNKTYVKVKDILTAGKELETEADLIVLVTGMVPRKNELLEQQLKIPTGRDHFFNEIHMKLRPVETVIDGVLIAGTCQSPKNILETVNSSMAAAAKINSVLTKGELSLEPTLAKVNPAACDWCDNCSKACPFDAILQTEINGKKVARVNEANCKGCGMCTPVCPTDAIDLAGYTNAQIESMIDALAEA